A segment of the Pseudoalteromonas sp. DL-6 genome:
GTCTAGATACGACAAGGCCCATACAAAGTATACAGTCGCAAATTACACTACAAGTAAGTAAATCAGTGAATGATAACTTGAAAATTAATACGCAGTTATCAGGGGGGAATTTACAAGGCGACTTTGCTTTAGCGCTTAAAAAGCTGCCTAGACTTACAAACATAAATGCTAAGAACATTCACATCAATGGTGAGTTTGCTATTAGCAATGTTATTGATGACACGCCGACTGCCCATGTTAATGCACAACTGAGTGCAGCAGAGGTTGATGGTTTTAATACCTCTATTGTGCAATATCAAGCAGGTATTACGGCAAAAATAGATGATAAACGTAATGCCGAAATTGCATTATCTCATCAGTTTAAAAGTGCACAATACAAAAAATATAAACTCACAGGTATACACAATACACTTACTGCTAGCGCACATTTAGGCGCAGGAGAAATATTTGCTAAGTTAGCTGCAAAAACGAGTATTAAGACTATAAATAGCCCAGAACTTCAGTTGAAAAATATAAAAGTTAACTCTTCAGGAGAGCAAAGTCGGGCGTTACAAGCAACGCACCATGCATTTGTTGATGGTATGGAGCTAGTTGTTAATCATCATTTTTCATCGCAAGCACATCCGTTTGAGGTTATATTTCCGGTGCAAAGTATATTGCCATTAAATAGCTATATTAATCAGTTTGCGCCATTAGCAACGCTCACTCAGGGTGAGTTTAATGGGCATATACACGGAGATATTAATTTACAAAAAGCGTCTTTTAAAGGTGAGATCAGCAAATTAACTGCGCTTTATAACGACTATCTCGCGAGTGACTTTGATAGTATTTTTAGTGGTCAATATAATTCAGGTCAGCTTAATGTTGAACCTACTACCTTTAGCATTAATGAGCTTAGAGCGGGTGCGGTTATTAATAATATAACAGGGCATTGGCGGTTAAATGATGAAGTGCAAATAGATGATGTTAAAGGGCATGTTTTTGATGGTAATTTTGGCATAGAGCGCTATATAGTAGGTCAGCCCAATCAAATTGTAGATGTTGAATTTGATAATATTGATGCCAGTAAATTGGTTACTTTTAATGAACAATCAGGTATTAGTGTCAGTGGTCGTCTAGCTGGCTCACTCCCTGTTCATTTTGATAAAAACCAAGTGTCTGTGCTTGATGGTCAGTTATTTAGCCAAGGCGAAGGACGTTTAAAAATTACCAACAATGCCGCTTTTGAAGCTGTGCTTGAACAGCAACAAGCGCTTAAACCTGTATTAGGGTTATTAAAAGATCTAGATATACAGAATCTCAAAAGTAGTGTGGCATTAAAAAATGATGGTTGGTTAAAGTTAGGTGTTAATTTGCAAGGCTATAATAAGCAGGCCAAGCAGCAGGTTAACTTTAATTATAATCATGAAGAAAACGTGTTTACACTGTTACGTGCGCTACGCTTAAGTGATGAAATCACCCAAAAAGTTGAGCAGCAATACTCACAAAAAGGAAACCAATAATGAGAGAGTTATTAACGCTAAAAACGCTGACAGCACTAATTGCCATTAGTGTACTCAGTGCGTGTACTCATCGGGTTGAGGTGGCAACTAAAGAACCAATAACGATTAACTTAAATGTCAAAGTTGATCACGAAATTCGTGTCAAGGTAGATAAAGAGCTCGATAACTTGTTCAGTGACGAAAGTGGATTATTTTAGGAGTAAGGTATGAAAATTAACAACAAACTAAATTTAGTGATGTTATTCGGTGCACTGTGCCTGTCGTTTTCAGTATGGGCTATGAGCCTAGATGACGCTAAAAACCAAGGGCTCGTCGGTGAAAATAGCTCGGGTTATTTAGGATTGGTGGTTAACAATAATGAGGCTAAGGCCGTTATTGATGAAATTAACGAAAAGCGTAAGGCGCAGTATTTAAAGTTAGCCAAGAAAAACAATTTGTCACTTGCTCAAGTAGAAGCGTTAGCAGCGGCAAAAACCATTGAAAAAACCCAGGCGGGTCACTACATAGAAGTTAATGGTAACTGGGTAAAAAAATAACCCTGCGTATCATTTAAAGAAACTAAAAACCGAGCTTATACGCTCGGTTTTTTGCAATTTTCAAGCAGCTGCTGCCAAAAGTGAATGCCTTTACGGCGGGCTAAGTTGATATTGTGTTCAGGAATTGACTCTGGCTCGTTGTATTCATCTAGTGCCGCGCTCATACTTGCCTCACGTATTAAGTGTAAAGTAGGAAAAGGTGAGCGGTTGGTATAATTTGCAGCGTCATCTTCATCACTATCAGCGAATACATAATCAGGATGAAAGTTTGCAATTTGGTACTTCCCCTCAAACCCTTGTGCAACTAGTAGCGCATTTGCTAAATCAACAAGGTCTAAGAAATCTTCAAAATCAGTAAAGCCATTATCAAATATTAATAAAGTGGTTTCACGCTGAGGATCCCGGTCAAGCTGGGTACATTGTTCAAGCATATCCATAACAGCATCATCAATTTTTGAGGCGCTACTCATGGTGTAGTGAATACAGTTATTTTCAACCTCTTTACGGGCGAATGGACAAAAATTGTACTTTACAATCACAGCACTTACCCATTCACGGGTTTGAGTTATAGCTAAATGAGTCACAGTCTTGGCTCTAAATAAGGAGTTATAATGGCAAGCGTTTTGGTAATAGCGCCTTGGTTTTTAGCAACGCACTGAGCGGCTTTACTGCCAAGAATATCACACGCTTTGGTGTTTTTAATTAAGCGAAGCAATGCAAGTACCAGTTTGTCAGTATTTTCAACTACATGGGCGCCTTTGAGTTTAATAAGTTCAGGGTAAACATGGTCAAAGTTGTAGGTATGAGGGCCGGTAAGTACACCCACTGCAAAAGCTGCCGACTCTAATGGATTATGACCACCACGACGAATTAAACTGCCACCGATAAAACTAATATTAGCGGCACCATATAGGTATTGTAATTCACCTAATGTGTCGGCTAACACAACTTGTTCATTGTTATAATTTTTTTGACTGCGGCGACTAAAGCTAAGGTTTGAGTGAGTCAGTAGCTCTGCAACTTTATCAAATTGTTCAGGGTGACGTGGCGCAATGATCAGTAAAGCGTCAGGATGTGTTTCTAGTAGTTGCTGGTGGGCTGCTAAAATAAACTCATGTTCTATAGGGTGTGTAGAACCTGCAACCCATATAAAGCGTTCTGCTTTTTTATAATCTTGCTTTAAAGAGGCGACTTTATCGAGTTGCGCAGTGGTTGGGGTAATATCAAATTTTATTGATCCCGTTACATGGCTTTTTTCAGCAGGTAGTCCTAATTCAATAAAGCGATTTGCATCTGTTTTGTCATGGCTTGCAAGTGCGGTAATTGATTGCATGATATTGCGAGTTAGCTGGGCAACTTTTTCGTAGCCTTGCTGTGACTTTTCAGATAGACGCGCGTTAACAACCAATACAGGTATATTTTGTTTTTGCGCATTAGCCATTAAGTTCGGCCAGAGTTCAGTTTCTAAAATACAGAGTAATTGCGGCTTTACTCGTTTTAAAAAGCGAGTAGTGGCTACAGGAAAATCAATGGGTAAATAGCTAACAGCAACGCTTTGTTTAAACTGTGCGGTAACTTGCTCTCGTCCTGTGGGGGTATTGCAGGTAATTAAAATATTTAACTGCGGTTGTTCATGTTGTAGGGCTTTGATTAAAGGGGTTGCAGCTAAAACCTCGCCCACAGAAGCACAATGAAATACAACCGGTTTGTTGCTATTTGAAAATAAAGCGCGGCTTATGAAGCCAAAACGTTCCTTAAAGTGAACGCGATATCCCGCGTT
Coding sequences within it:
- a CDS encoding DUF1415 domain-containing protein: MTHLAITQTREWVSAVIVKYNFCPFARKEVENNCIHYTMSSASKIDDAVMDMLEQCTQLDRDPQRETTLLIFDNGFTDFEDFLDLVDLANALLVAQGFEGKYQIANFHPDYVFADSDEDDAANYTNRSPFPTLHLIREASMSAALDEYNEPESIPEHNINLARRKGIHFWQQLLENCKKPSV
- a CDS encoding YdbH domain-containing protein, with amino-acid sequence MFKRIGLIIGTLILSILLLGYVFRLPLLQWAIAPELKKAGVTLSCLDFSITTKLNIHVQNMCVQYQGQQLTLKNITANTQQIIIEQVQLVTSTSSSSGNNSLAKPLNLALLDKRPLVSIKQLLLVNNQLSKELKLSISEPALNQFVIQGDIDATVRLQKNLVSGNFKINESHLKLIANNAFSSFQRITFDAQQQFNFDGINLDLKGDISAQYVDSYQQCQVQTHSQGKIAASVNLNSKAVILDTQALNNNLTLAPRCTALIDSSKLAIEPLPLNWQLTLPANINLENNQLSLPAISITSEGDKHYKLSITDTRLDTTRPIQSIQSQITLQVSKSVNDNLKINTQLSGGNLQGDFALALKKLPRLTNINAKNIHINGEFAISNVIDDTPTAHVNAQLSAAEVDGFNTSIVQYQAGITAKIDDKRNAEIALSHQFKSAQYKKYKLTGIHNTLTASAHLGAGEIFAKLAAKTSIKTINSPELQLKNIKVNSSGEQSRALQATHHAFVDGMELVVNHHFSSQAHPFEVIFPVQSILPLNSYINQFAPLATLTQGEFNGHIHGDINLQKASFKGEISKLTALYNDYLASDFDSIFSGQYNSGQLNVEPTTFSINELRAGAVINNITGHWRLNDEVQIDDVKGHVFDGNFGIERYIVGQPNQIVDVEFDNIDASKLVTFNEQSGISVSGRLAGSLPVHFDKNQVSVLDGQLFSQGEGRLKITNNAAFEAVLEQQQALKPVLGLLKDLDIQNLKSSVALKNDGWLKLGVNLQGYNKQAKQQVNFNYNHEENVFTLLRALRLSDEITQKVEQQYSQKGNQ
- a CDS encoding YnbE family lipoprotein translates to MRELLTLKTLTALIAISVLSACTHRVEVATKEPITINLNVKVDHEIRVKVDKELDNLFSDESGLF
- a CDS encoding YdbL family protein; this translates as MKINNKLNLVMLFGALCLSFSVWAMSLDDAKNQGLVGENSSGYLGLVVNNNEAKAVIDEINEKRKAQYLKLAKKNNLSLAQVEALAAAKTIEKTQAGHYIEVNGNWVKK
- the waaA gene encoding lipid IV(A) 3-deoxy-D-manno-octulosonic acid transferase, which translates into the protein MARIFYSLALIIISPLIVFYLYVLRGKKNAGYRVHFKERFGFISRALFSNSNKPVVFHCASVGEVLAATPLIKALQHEQPQLNILITCNTPTGREQVTAQFKQSVAVSYLPIDFPVATTRFLKRVKPQLLCILETELWPNLMANAQKQNIPVLVVNARLSEKSQQGYEKVAQLTRNIMQSITALASHDKTDANRFIELGLPAEKSHVTGSIKFDITPTTAQLDKVASLKQDYKKAERFIWVAGSTHPIEHEFILAAHQQLLETHPDALLIIAPRHPEQFDKVAELLTHSNLSFSRRSQKNYNNEQVVLADTLGELQYLYGAANISFIGGSLIRRGGHNPLESAAFAVGVLTGPHTYNFDHVYPELIKLKGAHVVENTDKLVLALLRLIKNTKACDILGSKAAQCVAKNQGAITKTLAIITPYLEPRL